Part of the Methanocella sp. genome is shown below.
TCGCATGGGGTATCGAAAGCGCAGCACGGGTCCGTCTGTTCGTGGCTCACCGTCGAATAGTACCCGCTGTAACCGCTACCGCTACAGCAGCAGCAGCCCGTTATAGACAAAACGGCAAGCACAAGGGCAATAGACACTAACAGTTTTAACATATCCCAACCTCCGTGGTACATTGGCGCGAAGGTAAATAAACCTTTGTAACCGGCCGACAGCTTACCGAATGTCCGGCTTAAATGACGTTGAGCATGAACCCTGCGGCCATGGCGGCCAGGATCAGGCCCGTGGCGAGCTTGAGGGCACAGCGGTGCTTTTTTCGCAGACTGTCCACCTGTTCCGGGCTCAGGCCCAGCACCAGCAGCGCTCCCAGCGCCAGCACCGGCAACACGACGCCCAGGTTATAGGCCGCTAAAAACAGGAATCCCCGGCCAACCTCTTCCGACCCCGCGATGGCGCCCAGGATGCCTACGTAAATCCCGCCCACGCAGGGCATCTTGATGAGGCCGAACGCCCCGCCGAGCCCGAAGTTGGCGGCCAGGCAATACTTCTTATAGACGGGCCTGTAGCGGTCCACAAAAGCCCTGAACAGCGAGCCCCGGTCCGCGCTCTTTCTCACCTGCCAGGCCTCGTAGAAGGCGAAGGCGGCCAGGCTGGCCAGCAGTATGACGATGCCGGTCTTCAGGAATACAGTGACAGCCGGAACGGCCTCGATTAGGCCCAGGAAGCCGATGCCCATTAATAAATAGACACAAAGCAGCCCCGTGGAGAATGCGAGCAGGTTAAATATGATGTCCAGCCGCCGGCCCTTCAGGGATAGCGCCATGGCCGACACGAAGGCCATGACCGCGAGCAGGCACGGGTTGAAGCCAGCGACGAGGCCTGCCAGGAATACGGCGACGAAGGACAGCTTTTTCAGGATGAACACGCGGGTCTCCTGTCCGGTAAGAATATGGTCTCCCAGCGAGTCCCGGTAGGTCATCGTCTGCGGCGGCAGCGAACGGATATCCCGGACGATATCGGCCTCATATGCCGTATACCTCTTCTCGCCAGGCATCAGCCAGCCTTCCCACGCGGTCTCGCCCCGGATGACCCTGACGCCCTCGCAGGTACCGCCCTGTACGCTAGCGTAGACCGGCTCGTCGCCCGTGTTGACCGCGCAGGTGACCACGCTCACGGTACCGTTTTCGTCATTTTTCAATATCTTCCGTTCCAGGGATACCGGCCTTTTATAGTGGCTGGCGTCATAGATTG
Proteins encoded:
- a CDS encoding cytochrome c biogenesis CcdA family protein, coding for MPSSRDDTLRRFRSYYKFAISAALVAFLLLAPAAGICAGGDTVRVTYIYSPLCSICEHSGPTIRAAVNDSMRAGIDVRYAEYSVSSAEGRGYMERYGLGSVPAVIVGDMVIGPKEFGGDAKKLESRLKHSIYDASHYKRPVSLERKILKNDENGTVSVVTCAVNTGDEPVYASVQGGTCEGVRVIRGETAWEGWLMPGEKRYTAYEADIVRDIRSLPPQTMTYRDSLGDHILTGQETRVFILKKLSFVAVFLAGLVAGFNPCLLAVMAFVSAMALSLKGRRLDIIFNLLAFSTGLLCVYLLMGIGFLGLIEAVPAVTVFLKTGIVILLASLAAFAFYEAWQVRKSADRGSLFRAFVDRYRPVYKKYCLAANFGLGGAFGLIKMPCVGGIYVGILGAIAGSEEVGRGFLFLAAYNLGVVLPVLALGALLVLGLSPEQVDSLRKKHRCALKLATGLILAAMAAGFMLNVI